One part of the Lapillicoccus jejuensis genome encodes these proteins:
- a CDS encoding DedA family protein, which translates to MLSSILDPILNAPTWSVLLIVGLVVFAEDALFVGFVLPGETAAVLGGVAAHEGHAPLWAVGLTVIAAAILGDTVGFEVGRHLGPRILRWKVLEKRKSGIERAQDFLRRRGGWAVFLGRWTAFFRAVMPALAGTSKMHYPTFLAFNAAGGIAWSCVVVGIGYAAGASYKQVEGTFGKGAAAVVVLVVVLAVVVWKVREHRQDKAREASHA; encoded by the coding sequence GTGCTCTCCTCCATCCTCGACCCCATCCTCAACGCGCCGACCTGGTCGGTGCTGCTGATCGTCGGGCTCGTCGTCTTCGCGGAGGACGCGCTGTTCGTCGGGTTCGTCCTGCCCGGCGAGACCGCCGCCGTCCTCGGGGGCGTCGCCGCCCACGAGGGGCACGCCCCGCTGTGGGCGGTCGGGCTGACGGTCATCGCCGCGGCGATCCTCGGCGACACGGTCGGGTTCGAGGTGGGCCGGCACCTCGGCCCGCGGATCCTGCGGTGGAAGGTGCTGGAGAAGCGCAAGAGCGGGATCGAGCGGGCCCAGGACTTTCTGCGCCGCCGCGGCGGCTGGGCCGTCTTCCTCGGCCGCTGGACCGCGTTCTTCCGCGCCGTCATGCCGGCGCTGGCGGGGACCTCGAAGATGCACTACCCAACCTTCCTCGCCTTCAACGCGGCCGGCGGCATCGCCTGGAGCTGCGTCGTCGTCGGGATCGGCTACGCGGCCGGGGCGTCGTACAAGCAGGTCGAGGGCACGTTCGGCAAGGGTGCGGCCGCGGTCGTCGTGCTCGTCGTCGTGCTCGCGGTCGTGGTGTGGAAGGTGCGCGAGCACCGGCAGGACAAGGCGCGCGAGGCCTCGCACGCCTGA